A window of Ruania suaedae contains these coding sequences:
- a CDS encoding carbohydrate ABC transporter permease: MTTTTSLEARTSAPSRSPRPDRGSGVGGGLLTALTWVIAIAFFFPVAWMALTAFKQESEAASNPPTWFFTPTLDQFRSVIESGAGVYFANSLIATGVSTLLVIALAVPASYALAIRPVKKTQDVLFFFMSTKMLPVVAVIVPIYVIAGRLHVLDTIWTLVVLYTAMNLPIAVWMMRSFFQEIPGEVLEAASMDGAGLMRTLRTVLIPMVAPGLAATALICVIFAWNEFFFALNLTAARAATVPIFITSTMTSEGLFLARLSAASLLASLPVLIAGWVAQKQLVRGLSMGAIK, from the coding sequence ATGACCACGACGACGTCCCTCGAGGCCCGTACCTCCGCACCGTCCCGTTCGCCGCGCCCCGACCGCGGGTCGGGTGTGGGTGGCGGCCTGCTGACCGCCCTCACCTGGGTGATCGCCATCGCCTTCTTCTTCCCCGTCGCCTGGATGGCCCTGACGGCGTTCAAGCAGGAGAGTGAGGCCGCCTCCAACCCGCCCACGTGGTTCTTCACCCCCACGCTGGATCAGTTCCGGTCGGTGATCGAGAGCGGAGCCGGGGTGTACTTCGCCAACTCGCTGATCGCCACCGGCGTCTCGACCCTGTTGGTGATCGCCCTGGCGGTGCCGGCCTCCTACGCGCTGGCGATCCGGCCGGTGAAGAAGACCCAGGACGTGCTGTTCTTCTTCATGTCCACCAAGATGCTGCCGGTGGTGGCGGTGATCGTGCCGATCTACGTGATCGCCGGACGGCTGCACGTGCTGGACACGATCTGGACGCTGGTGGTGCTGTACACGGCGATGAACCTGCCGATCGCGGTGTGGATGATGCGTTCGTTCTTCCAGGAGATCCCGGGGGAGGTGCTCGAGGCCGCCTCCATGGACGGTGCCGGGCTGATGCGCACGCTGCGGACGGTGCTCATCCCGATGGTGGCGCCGGGTCTGGCGGCGACGGCCCTCATCTGCGTGATCTTCGCATGGAACGAGTTCTTCTTCGCACTCAATCTCACCGCGGCCCGGGCGGCGACCGTGCCGATCTTCATCACCTCCACGATGACGAGCGAGGGGCTGTTCCTAGCCCGGCTCTCGGCTGCCAGCCTGCTGGCGTCCCTGCCGGTGCTGATCGCGGGCTGGGTCGCGCAGAAGCAGCTGGTGCGCGGGCTCTCGATGGGGGCGATCAAGTAG
- a CDS encoding DUF3054 domain-containing protein: MGVPSPAWSAGADVVAVLVFAIAGRGTHHDAAVITGALGTAWPFLAALIVGWVLAQAWRRPVRPWPTGVVVWLVTAAGGLALRGLTGGGLSGAFPLVALVTLGVLLLG, translated from the coding sequence ATGGGTGTGCCTAGCCCGGCCTGGTCGGCCGGGGCGGATGTCGTCGCGGTCCTGGTGTTCGCGATCGCCGGACGCGGCACGCATCACGACGCCGCCGTGATCACCGGCGCACTGGGCACGGCATGGCCGTTCCTGGCCGCGCTGATCGTGGGGTGGGTCCTTGCGCAGGCCTGGCGCCGGCCGGTGCGGCCGTGGCCCACCGGCGTCGTCGTGTGGCTCGTGACGGCGGCCGGTGGGCTGGCGCTGCGCGGGCTCACCGGCGGCGGGCTCTCGGGCGCCTTCCCGCTGGTGGCCCTGGTGACCCTCGGTGTGCTCCTGCTGGGATGA
- a CDS encoding NUDIX hydrolase family protein, producing the protein MSETAIETGDGWFEPDELAAVRRRLPILYVDVVPVRVDPDGVIQQIGLLLRTPRDGGISRALVSGRVMHHELIRDALARHLDKDLGPMALPRLPVTLTPFTVAEYFPTPGITPYHDPRQHAVALAYIVPVDGDCSPQQDALDIGWFTPEEAVSPMVQADMVDGHGALVRTALASVGRLV; encoded by the coding sequence ATGAGCGAGACTGCGATCGAGACCGGCGACGGCTGGTTCGAGCCGGACGAACTGGCAGCCGTGCGTCGTCGGCTGCCGATCCTGTACGTGGACGTGGTGCCGGTCCGGGTGGACCCGGACGGCGTCATCCAGCAGATCGGGCTGCTGCTACGCACCCCGCGAGACGGTGGGATCTCCCGTGCGCTGGTCTCGGGCCGGGTGATGCACCACGAGCTGATCCGCGATGCCCTCGCCCGGCACCTGGACAAGGACCTCGGCCCGATGGCCCTGCCCCGGCTGCCGGTCACGCTCACCCCGTTCACGGTGGCGGAGTACTTCCCGACTCCGGGGATCACCCCGTACCACGACCCGCGCCAGCACGCCGTCGCCCTGGCCTACATCGTCCCGGTGGACGGGGACTGCAGCCCTCAGCAGGACGCCCTCGACATCGGCTGGTTCACGCCGGAGGAAGCCGTCTCCCCGATGGTGCAGGCGGACATGGTCGACGGCCACGGCGCCCTGGTCCGCACCGCGCTGGCGAGCGTCGGACGGCTGGTCTGA
- a CDS encoding HAD family hydrolase: MTLVPRPRAVLVLDFDGTLCVGDDPVLFYAEEIQRRHAAAGDLLDQTRQFFAGTRAVPDAPDGYHAVAALASQAGVPREGLAEAYLASRSRLEDGEGETRPPDGVAELLTQVRGLGAQVVLVTNAPAVGAQSWIEREGLTPLIDRLWPDAGKPARMPEILETLGAQVPDAARLASVGDVWINDVAPAMARGSAGFFIDRFSRHDAPCTAAAPTFEELAPAILAWAREQHDLPA; encoded by the coding sequence GTGACGCTCGTCCCCAGGCCCCGCGCCGTCCTCGTGCTCGACTTCGACGGGACCCTCTGCGTCGGTGACGACCCGGTCCTCTTCTACGCCGAGGAGATCCAGCGCCGCCATGCGGCGGCCGGTGACCTCCTCGACCAGACGCGCCAGTTCTTCGCCGGCACCAGGGCTGTCCCCGACGCTCCCGACGGCTACCACGCCGTGGCCGCACTGGCCTCGCAGGCCGGAGTCCCCCGAGAGGGGCTGGCGGAGGCCTATCTCGCCTCCCGGAGTCGACTTGAGGACGGAGAGGGTGAGACCAGGCCGCCCGACGGCGTGGCGGAGCTTCTCACGCAGGTGCGTGGGCTGGGCGCCCAGGTGGTCCTGGTCACCAATGCCCCGGCCGTCGGTGCCCAGAGCTGGATCGAACGCGAGGGACTCACCCCGCTGATCGACCGGCTCTGGCCGGACGCCGGAAAGCCCGCCCGGATGCCGGAGATCCTCGAGACGCTCGGCGCGCAAGTCCCCGATGCCGCGCGGCTGGCCAGCGTCGGCGACGTATGGATCAACGACGTCGCACCGGCGATGGCCCGCGGATCGGCGGGCTTCTTCATCGACCGCTTCTCCCGCCACGACGCGCCCTGCACGGCCGCGGCGCCGACATTCGAGGAACTGGCACCGGCGATCCTCGCCTGGGCGCGCGAGCAGCACGATCTCCCGGCCTAG
- the phnD gene encoding phosphate/phosphite/phosphonate ABC transporter substrate-binding protein, whose translation MKRAMRFAAIGAAAALALTACASEEPADEETAAEETGEDTGEEAAADPEELVLGLVPSQDMDTLVEDADELGALIEAELGIPVTTTVTDSYAGLVTAMQTGQAQIGMFGPIALVQAADQAGAEIVLQSVRYGTSTYHTQWFTNDPDTYCLDEVVEVEQEDGSIYTFCNGTDEAETGPAGEDALELIEQDTQISMVDESSASGYYYPATQLERVAGLDPLALNTLFAGGHPNSIINVASGDYPVGVSFDDARDNVVEENPQIGEEVTVFAFSDEIPNDGVAVSGDLSEDLQQRIADAMVAVIETEEGATAFDEVYSIEGLVPADLEALDAAREVESNFAGL comes from the coding sequence ATGAAGCGTGCGATGCGATTCGCGGCGATCGGCGCCGCGGCCGCGCTGGCTCTGACGGCGTGTGCGAGCGAGGAGCCGGCCGACGAGGAGACCGCGGCCGAGGAGACCGGCGAGGACACCGGTGAGGAGGCGGCCGCCGACCCCGAGGAGCTCGTGCTCGGGCTGGTGCCTTCCCAGGACATGGACACGCTGGTCGAGGACGCCGATGAGCTCGGCGCCCTGATCGAGGCCGAGCTCGGCATCCCGGTCACCACCACGGTGACCGACAGCTACGCCGGCCTGGTCACCGCGATGCAGACCGGTCAGGCGCAGATCGGCATGTTCGGTCCGATCGCACTGGTCCAGGCCGCCGACCAGGCGGGAGCGGAGATCGTGCTGCAGTCGGTGCGCTACGGCACCTCGACCTATCACACGCAGTGGTTCACCAATGATCCGGACACCTACTGCCTGGACGAGGTGGTCGAGGTCGAGCAGGAGGACGGCTCGATCTACACCTTCTGCAACGGCACCGACGAGGCAGAGACCGGCCCGGCCGGCGAGGATGCCCTCGAACTGATCGAACAGGACACCCAGATCTCCATGGTCGACGAGTCCTCGGCCTCGGGGTACTACTACCCCGCTACCCAGCTCGAGCGTGTGGCCGGCCTGGACCCGCTGGCGCTCAACACGCTCTTCGCCGGCGGCCACCCGAACTCGATCATCAATGTCGCCAGCGGTGACTACCCGGTCGGGGTCAGCTTCGACGACGCCCGCGACAACGTGGTGGAGGAGAACCCTCAGATCGGTGAAGAGGTGACGGTCTTCGCCTTCTCGGACGAGATCCCCAATGATGGCGTGGCCGTCTCCGGCGACCTCTCCGAGGACCTGCAGCAGCGCATCGCCGACGCGATGGTCGCGGTCATCGAGACCGAGGAGGGCGCCACGGCGTTCGACGAGGTGTACTCGATCGAGGGCCTGGTCCCGGCCGACCTCGAGGCGCTCGACGCCGCCCGCGAGGTCGAGTCGAACTTCGCCGGCCTGTGA
- the phnC gene encoding phosphonate ABC transporter ATP-binding protein produces MIEFRDVSVTYPNGTTALDGVDLTIPDGQFVVVVGLSGAGKSTLVRTINGIVPTTGGELLVDGARVAAANRRQLRRLRSQVGMIFQSFNLVSRTSVMNNVLTGRLHSTGFVRSMLGWFSAADKEIAFDALERVGILEKAYVRASQLSGGQQQRVAIARGLAQQPRIMLADEPVASLDPPTADAVMRDLQRINRELGITTVVNLHFLDLARRYGDRIIGMRDGQVVFDGSGAEADDAVFESIYGRSLTAEDVVDKQAGPVT; encoded by the coding sequence ATGATCGAGTTCCGCGACGTGTCCGTCACCTACCCCAACGGCACGACGGCGCTGGACGGCGTCGACCTCACCATCCCGGACGGGCAGTTCGTGGTGGTCGTCGGCCTCTCCGGGGCCGGCAAGTCGACGCTGGTGCGCACCATCAACGGGATCGTCCCGACCACGGGGGGCGAGCTGCTGGTGGACGGCGCCCGGGTGGCGGCGGCCAACCGGCGCCAGCTGCGGCGGCTGCGCTCGCAGGTGGGGATGATCTTCCAGTCCTTCAACCTCGTGAGCCGCACCTCGGTGATGAACAACGTCCTCACCGGGCGACTGCACTCCACCGGGTTCGTGCGCTCGATGCTCGGCTGGTTCTCCGCCGCGGACAAGGAGATCGCCTTCGATGCGCTGGAGCGGGTGGGGATCCTCGAGAAGGCGTACGTGCGCGCCTCCCAGCTCTCGGGCGGTCAGCAGCAGCGGGTGGCGATCGCCCGCGGGCTGGCCCAGCAGCCTCGCATCATGCTCGCCGACGAGCCGGTCGCCTCGCTGGACCCGCCGACCGCGGACGCGGTCATGCGCGACCTGCAGCGCATCAACCGTGAGCTCGGCATCACCACCGTGGTCAACCTGCACTTCCTCGATCTCGCCCGTCGCTACGGCGACCGCATCATCGGGATGCGCGATGGCCAGGTGGTCTTCGACGGCAGCGGCGCCGAGGCCGACGACGCCGTCTTCGAGTCGATCTACGGCCGGTCGCTGACCGCCGAGGACGTGGTCGACAAGCAGGCAGGTCCGGTGACGTGA
- the phnE gene encoding phosphonate ABC transporter, permease protein PhnE translates to MSSPAAAPPTRPQADRPSKPPPPIGVLVAIVVFAGITVYSAVGIEFTLRPLWEDVNRGREIVARYFDPNWAILTRPAVREGFLETLYIAIIATLVGCILALACAMLASKVSAPNTAVYRFVKLALSVLRSLPDLAWGLLFVAFVVDGPLAGVLALIMFNIGIVAKLTSESIDAVDRGPIEAVEAAGASRFQRGRFAVLPQVAPNYLSYCFYVFEINIRASAVLGIVGAGGLGVVINILVSRLQHEDLAAVVYALVIVVFILDQASRAVRRRLT, encoded by the coding sequence GTGAGCTCGCCCGCCGCTGCCCCGCCTACTCGGCCCCAGGCCGACCGGCCCAGTAAGCCGCCGCCCCCGATTGGGGTGCTCGTCGCGATCGTCGTCTTCGCCGGTATCACCGTCTACTCGGCGGTCGGCATCGAGTTCACGCTCCGCCCGCTGTGGGAGGACGTCAACCGGGGCCGGGAGATCGTCGCCCGGTATTTCGACCCGAACTGGGCGATCCTGACGCGGCCGGCCGTGCGCGAGGGATTCCTCGAGACGCTCTACATCGCGATCATCGCCACCCTGGTGGGGTGCATCCTGGCGCTGGCGTGCGCGATGCTGGCCTCGAAGGTCTCGGCGCCGAACACCGCGGTCTACCGCTTCGTCAAACTCGCGCTCTCGGTCCTGCGTTCCCTGCCGGACCTGGCCTGGGGTCTGCTCTTCGTGGCTTTCGTCGTGGACGGGCCGCTGGCCGGGGTGCTCGCGTTGATCATGTTCAACATCGGCATCGTCGCCAAGCTCACCTCGGAGAGCATCGATGCGGTTGATCGGGGCCCGATCGAGGCCGTGGAGGCCGCCGGCGCGAGCCGGTTCCAGCGCGGCCGTTTCGCGGTGCTGCCGCAGGTGGCCCCGAACTACCTGTCGTACTGCTTCTACGTCTTCGAGATCAACATCCGCGCCTCGGCCGTGCTGGGCATCGTCGGGGCCGGTGGTCTCGGCGTGGTGATCAACATCCTGGTCTCGCGCCTGCAGCACGAGGACCTCGCCGCCGTGGTGTACGCACTCGTCATTGTGGTCTTCATCCTCGACCAGGCCTCACGCGCCGTGCGGCGGAGGCTGACATGA
- the phnE gene encoding phosphonate ABC transporter, permease protein PhnE, whose amino-acid sequence MTSPQRPGTGTRTRPRPPSRTRSTVWLVVSAAIVLFAIWQVDARWERFGNIVTEAPRFIALMGQGVIENPFTMPWSEYWSKSLALMIESLQMAWIGTLIGAVLSFPVSFLAASNTAPRVVVIVTRQVLNIIRAVPEIVLALVFMIPVFGLGPLAGAMALGVGSVGTLGKLSSEAIEGIDRGPLEALDAAGASRLQQLRWAVVPQVLPEIVAFWLYRFEINIRAGAILGIVGAGGIGSILDQLFSGREWGRIGITLVVIIVVTVIVDQISARVRQRIIAGPGAPKAARMVREQVAV is encoded by the coding sequence ATGACAAGCCCACAGCGACCCGGGACCGGCACGCGTACCCGGCCGCGCCCGCCGTCCAGGACCAGGAGCACCGTCTGGCTCGTGGTGAGCGCCGCCATCGTGCTGTTCGCGATCTGGCAGGTCGATGCCCGATGGGAGCGGTTCGGGAACATCGTCACCGAGGCGCCCCGGTTCATCGCGCTGATGGGCCAGGGGGTCATCGAGAACCCGTTCACGATGCCGTGGAGCGAGTACTGGTCCAAGAGCCTGGCGCTGATGATCGAGTCGCTGCAGATGGCCTGGATCGGCACCCTCATCGGTGCCGTGCTGTCCTTCCCGGTCTCATTCCTCGCCGCGAGCAACACCGCGCCACGCGTGGTGGTCATCGTCACCCGGCAGGTGCTCAACATCATCCGCGCCGTTCCTGAGATCGTCCTGGCACTGGTCTTCATGATCCCGGTGTTCGGACTGGGACCGCTGGCCGGGGCGATGGCCCTCGGCGTGGGTTCGGTGGGCACGCTGGGCAAGTTGTCCAGTGAGGCGATCGAGGGCATCGACCGCGGACCGCTGGAGGCGCTGGACGCCGCCGGCGCCTCCCGGCTGCAGCAGCTGCGCTGGGCGGTCGTGCCCCAGGTGCTGCCCGAGATCGTCGCCTTCTGGCTCTACCGCTTCGAGATCAACATCCGTGCCGGCGCGATCCTGGGCATCGTCGGCGCCGGCGGGATCGGGTCCATCCTCGATCAGCTCTTCAGCGGTCGCGAATGGGGCCGCATCGGGATCACGCTCGTGGTGATCATCGTGGTGACCGTGATCGTGGACCAGATCTCGGCCCGGGTGCGCCAGCGCATCATCGCCGGCCCCGGCGCGCCGAAGGCCGCCAGGATGGTTCGCGAGCAGGTCGCGGTGTAG
- a CDS encoding MurR/RpiR family transcriptional regulator yields MNGNPEPGSVPALIRAGIEALHPSEQRVAQVFIDRPEWTIEASAQEVADAAGTSRATVVRTAQHLGFSGYPQLRVLLARDVGLSARTVEEREPRDAVGVVRAVVRDVARAAEDLAMLVDGDDVQLGVELLLAAPTVLVIGNGLSAPVAMEAAMRLNAIGRSAEAPMDHLAQGVRARLLRPQDVCIVVSGTGSTRPTVQAARAAREAGAGVIAFTAFTGSPLTELASVSFVSGLGASSFRDEITRTTRLSQTIMVNALIRALIQADPESARLAQARMLDVIGEVFLQDPL; encoded by the coding sequence GTGAACGGCAACCCTGAACCGGGAAGCGTCCCGGCGCTGATCCGCGCCGGCATCGAGGCCCTGCACCCGAGCGAGCAGCGCGTCGCCCAGGTCTTCATCGACCGGCCCGAGTGGACGATCGAGGCCTCGGCCCAGGAGGTGGCCGACGCGGCCGGCACGTCGCGGGCCACGGTGGTTCGCACTGCTCAGCACCTGGGATTCTCGGGCTACCCGCAGCTGCGGGTGCTGCTCGCCCGTGACGTCGGCCTGAGCGCCCGCACGGTCGAGGAGCGCGAGCCGAGGGACGCCGTCGGGGTGGTGCGCGCGGTGGTGCGGGATGTGGCGAGGGCGGCCGAGGACCTCGCCATGCTGGTGGACGGAGACGACGTCCAGCTCGGTGTCGAACTGCTGCTCGCCGCGCCCACGGTACTGGTGATCGGCAACGGGCTCTCGGCCCCGGTCGCGATGGAGGCGGCGATGCGCCTCAACGCCATCGGCCGCAGCGCCGAGGCGCCGATGGACCATCTCGCCCAGGGCGTCCGCGCCCGGCTGCTCCGGCCTCAGGACGTGTGCATCGTGGTGAGCGGGACGGGGAGCACCAGGCCTACGGTGCAGGCCGCGCGAGCCGCCCGGGAGGCCGGTGCCGGGGTGATCGCCTTCACCGCTTTCACGGGATCGCCGCTGACCGAGCTCGCGAGCGTCAGCTTCGTCTCCGGCTTGGGCGCCTCCTCCTTCCGGGATGAGATCACCCGGACGACGCGACTGAGCCAGACGATCATGGTCAATGCGCTGATCCGGGCGCTCATCCAGGCCGACCCGGAGAGCGCCCGGCTGGCTCAGGCGCGGATGCTGGACGTGATCGGTGAGGTCTTCCTGCAGGATCCGCTGTGA
- a CDS encoding peroxiredoxin: protein MPRLEPGQTAPDFTLPAADGGSFSLAQAREGADKGVIVYFYPAASTPGCTTQACDFRDSLASLGAAGYAVVGVSPDPVHKLQAFAENESLTFPLVSDTEHGTLEAYGAWGEKTNYGRTSVGVIRSTVVVGTDGTVTEAQYNVRAKGHVAKLRRDLGLG, encoded by the coding sequence ATGCCGCGTCTCGAGCCGGGTCAGACCGCGCCCGACTTCACCCTGCCCGCCGCCGACGGCGGATCCTTCTCCCTCGCGCAGGCGCGCGAGGGAGCCGACAAGGGCGTGATCGTGTACTTCTATCCCGCGGCGAGCACCCCGGGCTGCACCACCCAGGCCTGCGACTTCCGCGACTCGCTCGCCTCGCTCGGGGCGGCGGGCTACGCCGTCGTGGGCGTCTCCCCCGACCCTGTACACAAGCTCCAGGCGTTCGCCGAGAACGAGTCCCTCACGTTCCCGCTGGTCAGCGACACCGAGCACGGCACCCTGGAGGCCTACGGAGCCTGGGGCGAGAAGACGAACTACGGGCGCACCTCCGTCGGCGTCATCCGCTCGACCGTCGTCGTCGGTACCGACGGTACTGTCACCGAGGCGCAGTACAACGTGCGCGCCAAGGGGCACGTGGCCAAGTTGCGCCGCGATCTCGGTCTCGGCTGA
- a CDS encoding diacylglycerol/lipid kinase family protein, protein MMSSTTARDKGPGRGGAADAGKDGGVVHVRGQRLGRDEGVERRAVVIVNPTKVDGQRLRAAVSAEEQARRWRPSVWFETSPDDPGQSVARAALANDPTVIIVAGGDGTVRAVAEVVHPTRVPLAVVPAGTGNLLARNLGLMADIETAVHTAFTGSTRAIDLGVTELTHRDGRTQTHVFLVMTGVGLDARMASDTSRALKKRIGWLAYTEPISRSVLGNKQFEMHYEVGHAKERTVRAHTVIVGNCGTLTAGILLLPDARADDGLLDVVLLRPRGWWQWLRVAARLGVGGVLHRTEGGRVVLRSAPDLRALQYVQDRRLTARFDDPQKVELDGDSFGFVTAVTITIRPHALLVRGPWLTGNGAGKIPARLLPDGDRMYTPRDSNPEPSD, encoded by the coding sequence ATGATGAGCTCCACGACGGCGCGCGACAAGGGGCCTGGACGTGGCGGCGCCGCGGATGCAGGGAAGGACGGCGGGGTGGTGCACGTGCGGGGACAACGTCTGGGCCGCGATGAGGGCGTTGAACGACGTGCCGTCGTGATCGTGAATCCGACCAAGGTCGACGGGCAGCGGCTGCGTGCCGCCGTCTCCGCCGAGGAGCAGGCACGGCGATGGCGGCCGTCGGTATGGTTCGAGACCTCTCCCGATGATCCCGGACAGAGCGTGGCACGCGCGGCCCTTGCCAACGATCCGACCGTCATCATCGTCGCGGGAGGTGACGGGACGGTTCGCGCCGTGGCCGAGGTGGTGCACCCTACGCGGGTACCCCTGGCAGTTGTCCCGGCCGGTACCGGCAACCTGCTGGCTCGCAATCTCGGATTGATGGCCGACATCGAGACCGCCGTGCACACCGCCTTCACCGGGTCGACCCGCGCGATTGACCTCGGCGTCACCGAACTCACGCACCGCGACGGCCGGACGCAGACCCACGTGTTCCTCGTCATGACCGGCGTCGGACTGGACGCGCGGATGGCCAGCGACACCAGCAGGGCCCTGAAAAAGCGAATCGGCTGGCTCGCCTACACCGAGCCGATCAGCCGTTCGGTGCTCGGCAACAAGCAGTTCGAGATGCACTATGAGGTGGGCCACGCCAAGGAGCGCACGGTTCGTGCGCACACGGTCATCGTCGGCAACTGCGGCACTCTCACCGCAGGAATCCTTCTCCTCCCGGATGCCCGAGCCGACGACGGGTTGCTCGACGTCGTGCTGCTGCGACCCAGGGGCTGGTGGCAATGGCTGCGGGTGGCTGCCCGGCTTGGCGTCGGCGGGGTTCTCCACCGTACGGAAGGCGGCCGGGTCGTGCTCCGCTCTGCACCCGACCTGCGAGCACTGCAATACGTCCAGGATCGACGTCTCACCGCTCGCTTCGACGACCCCCAGAAGGTCGAACTCGACGGAGACAGCTTCGGGTTCGTCACCGCCGTCACGATCACGATCCGGCCTCACGCGCTGCTCGTCCGGGGCCCCTGGCTCACCGGGAACGGAGCAGGAAAGATCCCCGCCCGGCTACTGCCGGACGGGGATCGGATGTACACCCCCCGGGACTCGAACCCGGAACCCAGTGATTAA
- a CDS encoding aldo/keto reductase, whose amino-acid sequence MTVTGTTPYRNLGRSGAVVFEQALGTMTFGKEADEETSHALIDAYRAAGGNFLDTADVYSSGTSEEIVGRWLAANPSEAQQMVIATKARFPMGTGPNDLGTSRRHLRTALDDSLRRLGVEHIDLYQMHAWDALTPIEETLRFLDDAVSAGKIGYYGFSNFTGWQLTKAVHVADRHGWALPATLQPQYSLLVRGIEHEIVPASLDAGIGLLPWSPLGGGWLTGKYERDVAPTGATRLGENPERGMEAWQKRNDNERTWRVLDAVTDIAATHEASASQVSLAWLGAQPGVTSVILGARSLDQLRDNLGAVELTLSTDELERLTAASEPETDDYPYGGPGRAQRHRKIDGGR is encoded by the coding sequence ATGACTGTCACCGGAACCACCCCCTACCGAAACCTCGGCCGGAGCGGCGCCGTCGTGTTCGAGCAGGCGCTCGGGACGATGACGTTCGGCAAGGAAGCAGATGAGGAGACCTCCCACGCCCTCATCGATGCCTATCGCGCAGCCGGGGGTAACTTCCTTGACACGGCGGACGTCTACAGCAGCGGAACAAGCGAAGAGATCGTCGGACGCTGGCTCGCGGCGAACCCGAGCGAAGCGCAGCAGATGGTGATCGCCACCAAGGCGCGCTTCCCGATGGGAACCGGCCCCAACGACCTCGGCACGTCCCGTCGGCACCTGCGCACCGCACTGGACGATTCGCTGCGACGCCTCGGCGTCGAGCACATCGATCTGTACCAGATGCACGCCTGGGACGCCCTGACCCCGATCGAGGAGACACTGCGATTCCTCGACGACGCCGTATCGGCGGGCAAGATCGGCTACTACGGCTTCTCCAACTTCACCGGCTGGCAACTCACCAAGGCCGTGCACGTCGCCGACCGACACGGCTGGGCGCTGCCCGCGACCCTGCAGCCGCAATACAGCCTGCTGGTGCGCGGCATCGAGCACGAGATCGTCCCCGCCTCGCTCGACGCCGGAATCGGCCTTCTGCCCTGGTCGCCGCTGGGTGGTGGCTGGCTCACGGGGAAGTACGAGCGCGACGTTGCGCCCACCGGCGCCACCCGCCTCGGTGAGAACCCGGAGCGGGGCATGGAGGCCTGGCAGAAGCGCAACGACAACGAGCGCACGTGGCGGGTCCTGGACGCTGTGACTGACATCGCCGCCACGCACGAGGCAAGTGCCTCCCAGGTCTCGCTGGCCTGGCTCGGTGCACAGCCGGGCGTGACCTCAGTGATCCTTGGGGCGAGGTCGCTGGACCAGCTGCGCGACAACCTGGGTGCCGTGGAGCTGACGTTGAGCACGGACGAGCTCGAGCGGCTTACCGCGGCCAGCGAGCCGGAGACCGACGACTACCCCTACGGCGGCCCCGGCCGGGCGCAGCGGCACCGCAAGATCGACGGGGGTCGCTGA
- a CDS encoding ATP-grasp domain-containing protein, translated as MTTPRLALVTCADLPDLHPEDAPLIGALAEREINAEAVIWDDPAVDWSVYDLVVLRSVWDYTSQRKKFLEWAASVPRLVNPPNVMRWNIDKHYLQALADHGLATVQTTWLEPQHGYDKRGLHNRFPAREDFVLKPAIAAGSEGAGRYTATDANSRRYAIEHAKRLIDAGHSVMVQRYMPEVDSHGEIALVFFHGTFSHAMRKEAMLTGIDDPNAFQVEEMEAYKATHEEIEAAQKALAFARQRIPGRNISSRPLPYARVDLVPSGRTPVVMELELIDPALHCSLGRDAMTRFADSLAAEIRMGPDSNNIDLA; from the coding sequence GTGACCACTCCTCGTCTCGCGCTCGTCACCTGCGCCGACCTGCCCGATCTGCACCCCGAGGACGCGCCGCTGATCGGGGCACTCGCGGAGCGGGAGATCAACGCCGAGGCCGTCATCTGGGACGACCCCGCGGTGGACTGGTCGGTCTACGACCTGGTGGTGCTGCGCTCGGTCTGGGACTACACCTCCCAGCGCAAGAAGTTCCTGGAGTGGGCCGCCTCGGTGCCACGGCTGGTGAACCCGCCGAACGTGATGCGCTGGAACATCGACAAGCACTACCTGCAGGCACTGGCCGACCACGGGCTGGCGACCGTCCAGACCACCTGGCTGGAGCCGCAGCACGGCTATGACAAGCGCGGACTGCACAATCGCTTCCCGGCGCGGGAGGACTTCGTGCTCAAGCCCGCTATCGCCGCCGGGTCGGAGGGCGCGGGGCGCTACACCGCCACTGACGCCAACTCCCGGCGATACGCGATCGAGCACGCCAAGCGCCTCATCGATGCCGGGCACAGCGTGATGGTGCAGCGGTACATGCCGGAGGTGGACTCGCACGGGGAGATCGCGCTGGTCTTCTTCCACGGCACGTTCTCCCACGCCATGCGCAAGGAGGCGATGCTGACCGGGATCGACGATCCGAACGCCTTCCAGGTGGAGGAGATGGAGGCCTACAAGGCCACCCACGAGGAGATCGAGGCCGCGCAGAAGGCGCTCGCCTTCGCCCGGCAGCGGATCCCCGGCCGCAACATCTCCAGCCGTCCGCTGCCGTACGCCCGGGTGGACCTGGTGCCCTCGGGTCGCACCCCGGTGGTGATGGAGCTCGAACTCATCGACCCGGCCCTGCACTGCTCGCTCGGCCGGGACGCCATGACGCGCTTCGCGGACTCCCTCGCGGCCGAGATCCGGATGGGTCCGGACTCGAACAACATCGACCTGGCCTGA